CACTATGCCCATACATACGCAAATATTTAGCCATTGTAAACATTACATCATCATCATCATCTAGTGATGCAACACCATCTCCATTGCCATCTAGTCCCATGCCACCAAACAGTTGAATTGAATTTGGAATCGTATCATCTTCTACTGGATTCAATGCACCTGCCCAATATTCATTTGAAAATTGAATAGCTATAACGCCTTCCTTCTTCGGTATGTCTTGCCGCACTTGCTGAATATTACGTTCATACTGATCAATTGCCGCTAAATAATACCATGGAATAACGAAATCCTGGAATTGCACATAATATTTCATACGCTCTTGGATTCGCTGCTCTTTTGTATCCTGTTTTTCATTTGCATTAATAGCTTCATGTCCTATGTTCATAGTTGCTATTGCAGCAACAACCATCGCTAATAATTTTCGGTGCACAATTCCTCCTCACTTTCCGGCCTGCTGCAATCTCAACATTTCTGAAATTGTAACAAAGCTATAGCCTTGCTTTTTAAGTTCTGGTAATATTTTTTCAAGTGCCTGAACCGTTTGCTCACGGTTTCCGCCTCCATCATGAAACAGAACAACATCTCCTTGTTCTATACCAGTCAACACTGTATTAACAATCTTATTGACTCCAGGGTCTTTCCAATCTTCAGTATCTAAATGCCAAGACCACATGACTAATTTATAGCCTTCACGTGCCACTTCCGTTACTAATTCATCTGTGTAATTTCCTTCTACTGGACGAAATAATTTCGTTGAAAAACCGGTAATACTGTAGAGAATTTTATTCGTTTTCTCAATTTCCTTCATTACCTTTGGGACAGATTTCGAATAAGGGTGGCTGTACGTATGATTGGCAATTTCATGACCTGTTTCATACATACGTCGAACAATTTGTGGATATTTTTCAGCTTGTTGTCCTACAATAAAAAAAGTACCTTTCGCATCATATTGATCGAGTAAATTTAGCACGTTTTCTGTATGCGTCGCTTGTGGGCCATCATCAAACGTAAGTGCAACAACCTTTTTTTCGGTTTGAATATCCCAAATAATATAACCGGCGTCTTCATAAAATTTACGCCCTTTTTCAGCTGCAGTTCGATCAATGACGTATACTACCGAAATGGCAGTAAACACAAAAACACTTAAAAAAAAACCCATTTCTTTTTCATTATTAAGCCACTTCCTTTAATCAATCGTTACGTATATTATTGTTCATTCCAATAAAATTATTGACGAAACATTAAGGAATTGTTGTTAAAAAAAACCTAATACTTTTTTAAAGCATAATTATTTTCCTCATTTACCGAAAATTTTTTATTCTAAATACTATAATAAACAAGTTGGTAACGGCACCATTGTGTATGTATGAAATGGATAACGATTCTACAAAAACGAGGAGAGAAGCTGGCACCTAGACACCTTTTTCTTTTCTTTAAATGAAAAACACCTGTAGACTAAAATCATGTCTACAGGTGTTTATTTGAATTAGTTCATTTTTAAAGAATATTTGCCAAAGCCGTCTGTACCTTCCCCAATGTATTCTATACTTTTATTGCCGTCTAAAACTTTCACTGCTTTTTTAGATGATTCAAATACAACTTTTACATCGCCTGAAATCGGAGCGAATTTCCAGTTACCATCTGCTGATGGGTCGATCGTTTTTTCATCTAAAATATAATCGATAATCGCTTGACGATTTTCATCTGGGTAAATTTCTACAGCTGTTGCATTACGAACACCTGGGAATGTACCATTTGCGCGGTAGTTGTTTGTTGCTACGATAAATTCTTGTGCTAAATCAATTGGTTGACCATTGTATTGTAAGTTGACAATACGTGAAGCACCTTCATTTACTAATTTACCGCTTGGATCGTATTTTGCTGGTTGTGTTACATCGATTTCATATGTCACTCCATCAATTACGTCATAGTTATATGAACGGAAGTCTGTGTTAATTAGTTGTTGTTCTTCTTTATTACTTACATTAATTTGATTGAACTGACCTGCAGACATTTCTAACCATTCTTTTACATCTGCGCCTGTTACTTTTAACATCGATAACGTATTATCGTATAGGTAAAGGTCTGCCACGTTTTTAATCGCCAGTTCGCCAGCTGGAATGTATGTGTAGTAATCTGCATCGCTACGAGTACCTGCTTTAAATGGTGCACCGGCTGATAATACTGGAAGATTTTCGTATTGTGTCCCTTTGATTTTGTTTTTCACATAAATAGTTTGTGCATTTGTTACGATTTGAATCGATGGATCGTCTTGTATTTGTGAGAAGTAGCTATGAATTGTTGCTGTTGTTGTCCCTACAGCTTGACGTACATACTTAATTGTACCTTCATGCGCTGATTTTACACTTTCTACAATCTCTTTATTTACTTCAACGTTGTCTTTTGAGATTTCACGCACTGCGCCAGTACCTGAAGTTACGTCCCAATCATCGCCTTTTTTCTCAAGTTGTAAATCGATTACACCTAAATGGCTACCGAATTTACCCGCCATTACTACCGGAACACCATTCATTGTACCTTGTGTTTCATCAACATTTGTTAATGATTCATCAACTTTCCCCGGGAATACGCCATGTGCATGTCCTGTAATGATTGCGTCTACGTCATTAATTTTTGAAAGTAAGTAGGATACATCCTCTTCGCCCGTTTCATGAGTTGCATCACCCATACCTGAGTGAGAAAGAACAACAATTACATCTGCCCCTTCTTCCTTCATTTGAGGAACGACAGCTTTTACAGCTTCTACAGAGTCATCTACTGTTACTTTTCCCTCAAGGTTAGATTTGTCCCATTTTAAAATTTGTGGTGGAACGACCCCTGTAACACCTACGCTAATTGTAGATGTGTTACCCTGTGAATCCACTACCTCTTTATCAATTAGTACATACGGTGTATATTTTAATGCTTTTGTTGCTGCATCACGAACATTCGCATTAACAAATGGGAATGTCGCGTCATCTGTTACTTCATCTAAAAAGTCTAAACCATAGTTAAATTCATGATTACCAAATGTAGCCGCGTCATAATTTAAAACTTCCATTGCTGCTACTGACGGATGCATTTCTCCGTCTTTAAGCTTTTGAACTGCTTGAACATAAGAGCCAAGTGGTGTACCTTGAATCGTATCACCATTATCAAATAATAATGTATTTGGATTTTCTTTACGCGCATCGTCAATTAGAATAGCTGTTTTCGCAAGACCTAAGCTGTTAGATTGTGTATCTTTATAGTAATCATAATTCATGATATTTGTATGAATATCTGTTGTACCTAAAATTCGTAGTGAGGCCGTTGTATTTGCTACTACCGGGCTATATTCTGCTAAGAAACGTTCTAAAATTTTCTCAGCTTGTGCTTTTGTTACAAAGTCTTTCGGACGGATTGTCCCGTCATCAAAGCCTGTTACTAAACTTAAACCTACTGCTTTTGCCATATCAGCACGATCGCCTTGTGCGATTTTTGAGCTATCTTTATATTGGTCTAATACCTTTTCTGAAAATGTTTCATCCGTATCAAGACCACGAACTGCAATCATAGCTGCATGTGAACGTGTTAGCTTTTCATTTGGCGCAAATTCAGTCTCTGTTTTACCTTTAATTAATTTTAATTCGATAGCCTTTTCAATATATGGCTTTAAAGAATCTGGAACATCTTTAAATTTTACTGATTGTCCAGTTCCTAAAGGCACCCCTAACGCATCAATTACTTCTTTAACATACTCACCACGCGTAATTTGATCATTTTCTGCTGCCGCTGTTGGCATCACTGCTAAACCACCAGCTAATAGCGATAGTGTAAGGGCAGAAGCCGATAATTTTTTCCACATACATATTCCTCCATTGATTAATTTTCCAACTCACTAATATATATTACCAAACATTCAAAATAATAATGGATAATTAATTAACTATTTATAAAATATTTACAATTTAAAAGAGTTAATAGAGCTTGAAAATTATAAAAAAGTTTATAAATAAAACCCCTCGAAATAATCTAATATTTCAAGGGGGTTCGTGAACAACTTCTATTTAGATATTGTACATTTCTCAAATGCGCTTTGTGTTTCGCGATATAAAATCATATTTGGTATTTGATATGTTTCTGTCGTAATAAAAATTTGTTGAAAGTCATTTTGTAACGTCGATAACCTATCTTCCTCTTCTGACGAAATAAAAAATTGACTCGTCATAATATCAAAAGTTATCGTATGGATTTGATTATCTTCGTCAATTGTATTGACGATTAACTTCGGTACACCAAATGTAAGCTCAAGTTTATGCGTAATAAGCCTTTCGCTATGATTCAATAGATTGTGGAAATCATCTAGATAAGGTAAAGTATAAATTATTTCCTTGAAGGGTAAATCTGTTAACATAGTATTTAATATTAATTTAAAAAATTTAGTATTAGTTGAACCTTCAAAGTTAGTTTCTTCTACATTTAACTGTTCATACTTAAAAGGAACTTCGAAAACTTTTCCGCTATCCGCTTTAAATAAAATATTCACTCGGAACACCTACTATTTCAAAATTTCCGCCAATTTGTGCTACTACATTTAAATGTTTAAGTTAGCAATTTATTTACATAGCGGCAAAAGTATTATAACTCAATTAGTTATTTATAACTAATTTAAAGTCTAAATACATTACTTTTGATTCAACTCAATTCATCCATATACAAATTATTGTAATGTGTCTTATGAATTGATCTAAAACTAGTTATACATGAGGTATTTTTGGGAAATTAGAAAATATATTAGAAATGCATTCTATCTATAAAATTATTTTTCTGCCTATAAATTTCGATTTTCTTTGTATAAATTATAGATCGCTCCAGACATCCGCTCTGGATTACCAAAGAAAAAGCGTTCATACAATGTTTGACGGGTACCAAATGGACTCATCGTTAAATCCCATGCAATGCGAAATAGCTTTACGCGTTCTTCACCTAATTGAGATTTTGATTGGAGAAAATGATTCAGGTCATCGTTTAGCCCAGTTTGAAAGGTATTTTCTGTTGGTATATTTATTAAGCCACTTGCAGCTAATAATTGAATAATTTCAACCATGCGTGGATACATTTTTGGATAAATCAAAATGGCTGCTTCTAGCGGCTCACGTTGTGGACAAATATAGCCAAATTCGTGTAGCTTCGCGTTATGCTCTGATTTTAACAACAATGCTTCAATCGTTTCCTGAAGCACAAGCATTTCCGCTAATTTTTGCTGAACATGAATATACTCCCCGATATTAATCGAATCGACAATTGCATTTGCAACATCTATCAAAAATTCAGTTTTCTTTACTTGCCGTGCCACAACTTGATGTAATGACAGTGGGCGAAATAACGAATTTTGAGCAAATGTGTTTGCTACATGCACATTATTTACATAAAAGACACGCTCCCATGGAACAAATACATTATCAAAAATAACGAGCGAATCGATTTCATCAAACTTTGAACCAAGAGGATAATTAAATTCACTTTCCCCAAGTACAAATGATTCACGGCAAATAAATTTTAGCCCACTCGTATTACTCGGAATCGCAAACGCAAACGCACGATTTCCATCTCCATCGTTACTTGCAGACATCACATAAATTTCGTCCGTCATCCCACCCTGTGTAGCAAGTAATTTTGCACCATCAACAATAATCCCTTTATCATTTTGTTCAATAATCGTTGCCGCAATTGGTTTTTCATCTAATTCGATATAAAAATTCGAGCGGTTCACTTGTGGATCAATGAATGTATGGGTAATGGACAAATCCTGCTCACGTGCATATTCATAATAAGCCTGTAAATGCTCAGGATAGCAATTTTCTTTTCCTTGTAAATAATCCGTCGAACAAGCAAATGCGGTAACTACTGTATTCATATAATCCGGGCTCCGGCCCATTAAACCATGATGATACGATGCGTAATGCTGAACCATCTGCCTCCGCTTTACTAAATCCTCCTTAGTTTTCGGTTGAATAAATGACCGACCTATCAAATCATTCGTTGTCGGTGATGAATAAGTCAATTCATGTTGCAAGCTTTGATCGTGCTGCATTGAATAAAGCTCAGCCTGACTGTTCATAATCCCTTTAAATGCGCGGTGCTCTGATAGTTTGCCCTGTATCCGCTCCCCGTCAATCCATATCTCAGTCCCTAATTGATCAATACGTGAAATATATTGCTCCCCTGTAATAATTGGCATTAGCACGCTCCTTTTTTAACAATCATTCTATGTATCATATTAATAGCAACATTAATTTGACCATCTATTAATAAAAAACTAAATAAAGGGGGTGTCCGAGAAGTGATTCTGGGACACCTCCTTTGCGCCGAGGATGGTGGAAATTTTATTTCGACCACCGCAGAAGCACCGCCTGCAGCGGATAATTAATACACGAACGAAGCACTGTGCGAAAAGTATTTACTTTTTGCGTAGTACCAATTGTTTAATCTTCCAAATAATCGTACTTTCGTGCCTCATCTGCATAAGCTTCGGAAATTTGACCATTAAGCTGTTCATCTTTAGAAAGATGTAATATTTCTATCGCTCCGTACATGTCTTCATTCAATTCACCGTACAAACTTTTGTAATTGTCATAATCCCCTTCAAAATCAGAAGGTGTATCTGAATTACCATACTGAGCAACTTCTTGGAACGAATCTTCATCATCTTGTAAAACATCGTGTGATTCCCTATTAGAAAATGAATTATCCACTGGCGGCAAAATTATTTCTTCCTCAACTGGTCGATCAGTCGCAATCGATTTAGACTCTGTATGCTCAATACAAAATGCTGTATAAGGTATTGCCCTTAAACGATCATATGGAATTAATTCTTGGCATTTTGCACAAACTCCATATGTGCCATTCTCCATTTTTTCGAGTGCGGAATTTACCTGTCTTAACAATTCTTCACTATGGACACTTAAGGCTAAATCCTTTTCTCTGTCATATAACTCAGTTGCTAAATCGGCTGGATGATTATCGATTGTCGATAATTCATCGGTAGCCTCTCTCAAGCTGTTGCGAATTGACCCTCCATTTTCTTGATCAGCCGTTGCAATAGTTAGTTCCTCTTTTTGTTCTATAAGCTGCTTTTTTAATTTTGATAACTGTTTAACGGTAAGCATCGCTTTCACTTCCCTTCATTTGTAGTATGAGCGAAATGAAGCGAAATCATGAAAGTAAACTTGGTAAAAAAACGAATAAGGTTCTATTGATGAAGCAAGTCAAGCATTTTCAAGTATTATCTTATATTGTTGTGCAGTTCGAATCTCGATTGTCAGCACGCCGGTACTATAAAATGTTTTAATTAAAAAAGGCACACCACTCGTATTTTGAAATTTAAAATCTAACGTGCCATAAGATACAGTTGCATCTCTGCCTACAGGTACGTAGCCTACACTTAACGAATGATGATGTCGCTCTGTTATCCTTAACGCAACTTGATCGATTGCATTAAATAATGTGGAGGAAGTTTGACAAATCCCTCCGCCAATTCCCATCACCATTTTTTTATTGACAATTTCATATGCGGGTTGATAGCCCCTTACTTCAGTCCTTTCACCAACCATTGTATTAAATGAAAAATAATCGCCTTCTCCAACAATGATATTGTTTAGTGCGAGTGCCGATAGCTCGATGTTTTTACTTCTTCCTTCTTCTGACGGTTGGAAATAAGTTGTAAATGAAGCAATCACAACATCATTCAGCGAGGCAACTTCTTCAAATTGATAATTACTTTCTATTTCGTACAGCGGTAAATATACATTTTCTCCATTTTTAGAAGCTTCAATAATTTTAGCTACTAATTCACTTTCTTTTAGAATTATCCCTACATTTCCTTTAATAATTTGCCCATTCTCCCCCACACGATCAAGTTCCATTGTTTGATCGTAGCCAATAAAAGTCTCGTATCCCCGTGCTAAAGTCTTGGCAATTTGCTTCAACTGTGTTTGATAAAACGTAAAATCGGATTCGAAACCTAATTCTTTCGGATTTATCGTTTGAACAATTTCCAAGGTACGTGGATCGATTAAGGTAACAAAAGCCGATTTTGAAATTTGTTGTGGCTCAACATCTACCTCCGTTACATTTGAACTTTCTTCTGTAGGTTGAGTCATATATGTGGGTTCATTTTTCTCCTGTTCGCTATGAAGTGTTTTTTCCTGACATCCTACT
This portion of the Solibacillus daqui genome encodes:
- a CDS encoding polysaccharide deacetylase family protein; translated protein: MGFFLSVFVFTAISVVYVIDRTAAEKGRKFYEDAGYIIWDIQTEKKVVALTFDDGPQATHTENVLNLLDQYDAKGTFFIVGQQAEKYPQIVRRMYETGHEIANHTYSHPYSKSVPKVMKEIEKTNKILYSITGFSTKLFRPVEGNYTDELVTEVAREGYKLVMWSWHLDTEDWKDPGVNKIVNTVLTGIEQGDVVLFHDGGGNREQTVQALEKILPELKKQGYSFVTISEMLRLQQAGK
- a CDS encoding bifunctional 2',3'-cyclic-nucleotide 2'-phosphodiesterase/3'-nucleotidase gives rise to the protein MWKKLSASALTLSLLAGGLAVMPTAAAENDQITRGEYVKEVIDALGVPLGTGQSVKFKDVPDSLKPYIEKAIELKLIKGKTETEFAPNEKLTRSHAAMIAVRGLDTDETFSEKVLDQYKDSSKIAQGDRADMAKAVGLSLVTGFDDGTIRPKDFVTKAQAEKILERFLAEYSPVVANTTASLRILGTTDIHTNIMNYDYYKDTQSNSLGLAKTAILIDDARKENPNTLLFDNGDTIQGTPLGSYVQAVQKLKDGEMHPSVAAMEVLNYDAATFGNHEFNYGLDFLDEVTDDATFPFVNANVRDAATKALKYTPYVLIDKEVVDSQGNTSTISVGVTGVVPPQILKWDKSNLEGKVTVDDSVEAVKAVVPQMKEEGADVIVVLSHSGMGDATHETGEEDVSYLLSKINDVDAIITGHAHGVFPGKVDESLTNVDETQGTMNGVPVVMAGKFGSHLGVIDLQLEKKGDDWDVTSGTGAVREISKDNVEVNKEIVESVKSAHEGTIKYVRQAVGTTTATIHSYFSQIQDDPSIQIVTNAQTIYVKNKIKGTQYENLPVLSAGAPFKAGTRSDADYYTYIPAGELAIKNVADLYLYDNTLSMLKVTGADVKEWLEMSAGQFNQINVSNKEEQQLINTDFRSYNYDVIDGVTYEIDVTQPAKYDPSGKLVNEGASRIVNLQYNGQPIDLAQEFIVATNNYRANGTFPGVRNATAVEIYPDENRQAIIDYILDEKTIDPSADGNWKFAPISGDVKVVFESSKKAVKVLDGNKSIEYIGEGTDGFGKYSLKMN
- the hpaB gene encoding 4-hydroxyphenylacetate 3-monooxygenase, oxygenase component encodes the protein MPIITGEQYISRIDQLGTEIWIDGERIQGKLSEHRAFKGIMNSQAELYSMQHDQSLQHELTYSSPTTNDLIGRSFIQPKTKEDLVKRRQMVQHYASYHHGLMGRSPDYMNTVVTAFACSTDYLQGKENCYPEHLQAYYEYAREQDLSITHTFIDPQVNRSNFYIELDEKPIAATIIEQNDKGIIVDGAKLLATQGGMTDEIYVMSASNDGDGNRAFAFAIPSNTSGLKFICRESFVLGESEFNYPLGSKFDEIDSLVIFDNVFVPWERVFYVNNVHVANTFAQNSLFRPLSLHQVVARQVKKTEFLIDVANAIVDSINIGEYIHVQQKLAEMLVLQETIEALLLKSEHNAKLHEFGYICPQREPLEAAILIYPKMYPRMVEIIQLLAASGLINIPTENTFQTGLNDDLNHFLQSKSQLGEERVKLFRIAWDLTMSPFGTRQTLYERFFFGNPERMSGAIYNLYKENRNL
- a CDS encoding TraR/DksA C4-type zinc finger protein; this translates as MLTVKQLSKLKKQLIEQKEELTIATADQENGGSIRNSLREATDELSTIDNHPADLATELYDREKDLALSVHSEELLRQVNSALEKMENGTYGVCAKCQELIPYDRLRAIPYTAFCIEHTESKSIATDRPVEEEIILPPVDNSFSNRESHDVLQDDEDSFQEVAQYGNSDTPSDFEGDYDNYKSLYGELNEDMYGAIEILHLSKDEQLNGQISEAYADEARKYDYLED
- a CDS encoding VanW family protein is translated as MKKTWGTLLLFCTIWLLVGCQEKTLHSEQEKNEPTYMTQPTEESSNVTEVDVEPQQISKSAFVTLIDPRTLEIVQTINPKELGFESDFTFYQTQLKQIAKTLARGYETFIGYDQTMELDRVGENGQIIKGNVGIILKESELVAKIIEASKNGENVYLPLYEIESNYQFEEVASLNDVVIASFTTYFQPSEEGRSKNIELSALALNNIIVGEGDYFSFNTMVGERTEVRGYQPAYEIVNKKMVMGIGGGICQTSSTLFNAIDQVALRITERHHHSLSVGYVPVGRDATVSYGTLDFKFQNTSGVPFLIKTFYSTGVLTIEIRTAQQYKIILENA